The DNA segment ATCCACCAAATGCTTTAGGGTCCACTGCTGCCATCGTCTTGCGCGACAAATCTTCAAAACTTGCGTAAGGCGACTCCTCTCTCACTAGCACCACAGACGCAATTGAACGACTTTGATTGTCGCTAAATCCGGTTTTTAGGGTGGCTAAACCTGTGACTTCAAATTGGCGCGACAGCGTAGTCGCTTGACCTGGACTGGTTAAAACAAAGTCTAACTGGTCTTCAAGAAACTCCTGTTCGAGAAGATCGAAGTTATAGGTATAGAGGTGAAAACGTGAGTTGGGAATCTGAGATTCAAGCCAATCAAGAGTTGGTCGCCAATGCTCTTGTGTGTGGCTATGGCCACGAAGGGCTAACACACCGACTTTGTAGTGCTCTATATCGTCTGCAGTCGCAGACGCACTAGCGAGTAAAGTCAGAAAGAGGGAAATAAGAGTAATGAGATAACGCTTCATAGTGAGTTACTTTTGGGATCTGACGCAATTATTTTTAGTTTTGTCATTAAGTGGTTTGTCTCAGATCAAGAGAAGTTGATTACTGTGGAAAACCACAATATTCATCAGGTCTATGAACTAGGAGAATTCACCAATACCACTTAGTGGGTAGAAGAATTCTAGTTGGCTTTGCACTCTTCGAAGCACAAATAACGAATAAGTAAGCTTCATTTAATAAGAGGTAAGGCATTGAACCTAATTAATTTAGCTCATTTGAGCGTTTTAACTTTTAAATTATATTGGATAGACGTGATGAAAAAATCAACGATTATGATCGGCGCGGTTGCTGCTGCAGTGGCAGTGGGTTACCCAGCTTATAAAAGTTTTTTTGGTGCTACAGCGGTAGAGGTCAGCGAAAAGGCATTGAACACCAAGTTCTCTGAATATCGCAACAGTGAAAGCTTTATTTCTGCACAGGAGCTCAACGCTTTGATGAGCTCTGATCAAGATGTTGTCGTGATCGGTGCTTTGAACCCGATGCGTCCAAATCAACCAATTTCGGGCTCATTTACACTGTGGCGCAACGACTATTCTGCGTCATCTGACGCGTACCCATTCGGTGGAATGCAAAACACTCAAGAAGAGATGGAAGCACTGCTTAGTCAGTTTGGTGCAACACCAGAGTCGACGATTGTTGTCTATGCCGCTGACTCTCATCATGACGCTGCTCGTCTATTCTGGCAGGTAACTGCACTAGGTCACAACGATGTGCGTTATCTAGATGGTGGTTTGAATGCTTGGATGGGAGCCGATTTCGCTACAGGTAATGCCAACCCTAGTGTTGAGGCGACTGAATACGCTGCGCCAAGCTACTCTGATATCGAGTTAGCAACACTTGATATGGTGATTGATGCGCAAACAAATGATGATTGGGTCATCATCGATACTCGAAGCCTAGCGGAGTTTGATGGTTCTACGACAGTGAGTGGTGCAGCTGGACCAGGTGCTATTCCTGGCAGTGTTCATATTGAATGGACAGAGACCGTTGAAGCCGACAGCACGTTGCGAGAGAAGCAAGAGCTTGCAGCGCTATACGCTGATGTGATTGAAGGTAAGAAAGTGATTACTTACTGCCAATCTGGCGTGCGTTCCGCCCACTCTCTACTGGTGCTTAAAGAAATTCTCGGTGCTCAAGAGGTCTATAACTATGACGGCTCTTGGATTGAGTACAGCCATGAGCACTATGTAGAGAAGAACCCTTCTGTCAATGTGATGAACGGTAATAGCTAGGGCGGTACTGATTAATGAGTAATGTAATTTTCAGTCAGAAGCTCTACGACACAGCACAAGTGATTGTTGATGGTTGTATGGGTGACGCTGATCCTGCCTGTCAAACTGCTTGTCCAATGCACACTGACGTTAAGCAATATGTAAGGTTGGCGGGTGAGGGCAAATACCAAGAAGCTCTGGATGTGGTGCGTAATCGCCTGTTTTTACCTCAGACTTTAGGTCGCATTTGTGCTCATCCGTGCGAGGCAGCATGTCGCCGTAACACTGAGTTTGGACAGCCGATCAGCGTTGCGGGAATTAAGCGCTTTGTTGCTGAACAAAAAGATAAATCAGAGAACTGGAACACAGCAGTAGCTCCAGATACAGGCAAAAAAGTGGCCATTATCGGTGCAGGTCCTGCAGGGGCGCAAGCCGCGATTGAACTTCGCCGTAATGGTCATGCGATCACCCTGTTTGAAAAACTGGATGTGTATGGTGGCATGATGCGAGTGGGTATCCCAGAGTATCGCCTACCTCGTGATGTTATTGATTTTGAATACAGCTACTTAGACATGCTAGGTATTGAAACACGTTTCGGCGTAGAAGTTGGCAAAGACATTATGTTTGCTGACCTTCGTGAGCAAT comes from the Vibrio astriarenae genome and includes:
- a CDS encoding sulfurtransferase, giving the protein MKKSTIMIGAVAAAVAVGYPAYKSFFGATAVEVSEKALNTKFSEYRNSESFISAQELNALMSSDQDVVVIGALNPMRPNQPISGSFTLWRNDYSASSDAYPFGGMQNTQEEMEALLSQFGATPESTIVVYAADSHHDAARLFWQVTALGHNDVRYLDGGLNAWMGADFATGNANPSVEATEYAAPSYSDIELATLDMVIDAQTNDDWVIIDTRSLAEFDGSTTVSGAAGPGAIPGSVHIEWTETVEADSTLREKQELAALYADVIEGKKVITYCQSGVRSAHSLLVLKEILGAQEVYNYDGSWIEYSHEHYVEKNPSVNVMNGNS